The Virgibacillus phasianinus genome includes a window with the following:
- the queG gene encoding tRNA epoxyqueuosine(34) reductase QueG — translation MNHEAVKQEIIEYSKKIGIDKIGFASADVFSELKERLKRQQDLAYYSGFEKGSIEERTEPERLLPEAKSIISIAIAYPSRMKNAPKSTKEARRGIFCRASWGTDYHVILRDRLAKLSSFIKEKFPESEDKLMVDTGELSDRAVAERAGIGFSGKNTSIITPEFGSFVYLGELITNIPFIPDSPVDDSCGDCTKCLDACPTGALIQGGQLNAQRCIAFLTQTKDYLPDEFRTKIGNRVYGCDTCQVVCPKNQKIDFHIHPETEPEPEIAKPRLQPMLRISNREFKETFGHIAGAWRGKKPLQRNALIGLAHYKDESAVGEIIQVMENDPRPVIRGTAAWSLGKIGTSEAYAAIEHALKTEQDEGVRYEMEKGLDFQHDISAK, via the coding sequence ATGAATCATGAGGCAGTAAAGCAGGAAATCATTGAATATAGTAAAAAGATTGGTATTGATAAAATTGGTTTTGCCTCTGCCGATGTCTTTTCAGAATTAAAAGAAAGGCTTAAACGACAGCAGGATTTAGCCTATTATTCAGGTTTCGAGAAGGGGTCGATTGAGGAGCGAACAGAGCCAGAGCGTCTGCTTCCTGAAGCAAAGTCCATTATTTCCATTGCTATCGCTTATCCATCACGAATGAAAAATGCACCGAAAAGTACTAAAGAAGCAAGACGAGGTATCTTTTGCCGGGCATCCTGGGGCACGGATTATCATGTAATTTTACGTGATCGGCTGGCTAAACTCTCATCCTTTATTAAAGAAAAATTCCCTGAGTCCGAGGATAAATTAATGGTGGATACTGGCGAATTATCGGATCGCGCGGTGGCTGAACGGGCAGGTATTGGCTTCAGCGGAAAGAACACATCGATTATTACTCCTGAATTTGGTTCCTTTGTGTACCTTGGCGAATTAATTACCAATATCCCGTTTATCCCGGATAGCCCTGTCGATGACAGCTGTGGGGATTGTACGAAATGTTTGGACGCTTGCCCAACAGGTGCGCTTATTCAGGGAGGACAGTTAAATGCACAGCGCTGTATTGCATTTCTTACACAAACGAAGGATTATTTACCAGATGAATTTCGGACCAAAATTGGTAATCGGGTGTATGGCTGTGATACCTGTCAGGTAGTCTGCCCTAAAAATCAAAAGATCGATTTTCATATTCACCCAGAAACGGAGCCGGAACCGGAAATCGCTAAACCTAGACTACAACCAATGCTGCGAATATCTAACCGTGAATTTAAAGAAACATTTGGTCATATTGCGGGCGCATGGCGTGGTAAGAAACCTTTGCAGCGAAATGCCTTGATTGGTCTTGCGCATTACAAGGACGAGTCAGCAGTCGGTGAAATAATTCAGGTTATGGAAAATGATCCGCGCCCCGTAATTCGCGGAACGGCAGCATGGTCACTCGGGAAAATTGGAACTTCCGAAGCTTATGCTGCAATTGAACATGCACTTAAAACAGAACAGGATGAAGGCGTTCGCTATGAAATGGAAAAAGGACTTGATTTTCAACACGATATTTCTGCCAAATAG
- a CDS encoding ABC-ATPase domain-containing protein has translation MDKLIQNLRLLDGKSYKAYKSIQGNYKFNKFDLVIDYVQGDPFATPSKIRIIVPNKYRQINENWLSTYYRRTATENRIARAVGHAVYHNSLTVRGSGKSGLIQFDAPHQEVLERSAVSISAEATIICLSVGLPANGRRINGKEAEKLFKQAIPSIINKSIFTISDREIEQANILADQQQAIREKMKAHNWIAFIANGSILPRASGVSDRPLKQAVPFTSPTENEVEISIPHREQLLKGMAIKSGITLIVGGGYHGKSTLLEAIERGVYNHTSKDGREYVLTDPDAVKIRAEDGRQVTGVNISPFITNLPHKQDTDFFTTENASGSTSQAANVMESLETGATTLLIDEDTSATNFMIRDQRMQQLVKKEQEPITPFIDKVKQLHNQMSVSAIIVMGGSGDYFDVADDVIMMEEYVPKNVTKRAKEIVAEYPAKRSHKGEDSFGNVSHRQLEQSGLQTTKGKRSKVQAKGLTKILMGKTEITFDQTEQLVDSSQTRMIAEIIQYLDKTNALAKSQPLKELLIKVNEQIDKKGLSSFTAHPDQHPGDVARPRTYEIAAVLNRIRTLKVKQ, from the coding sequence ATGGATAAACTTATTCAAAATTTACGATTGCTCGATGGAAAAAGTTATAAAGCGTATAAAAGCATTCAGGGAAATTACAAGTTCAATAAATTTGACTTAGTTATAGATTATGTCCAAGGGGATCCGTTTGCTACTCCGTCAAAAATTCGTATTATTGTACCTAATAAATATCGTCAAATAAACGAAAATTGGTTATCAACTTATTACCGCAGAACAGCAACAGAGAACCGTATCGCAAGGGCTGTTGGACATGCGGTTTATCATAATTCTTTAACTGTTAGGGGATCGGGGAAAAGTGGGCTCATTCAATTTGATGCTCCACACCAGGAAGTCCTGGAGCGAAGTGCTGTTTCGATTTCTGCTGAAGCAACCATTATTTGTTTATCAGTGGGCTTACCTGCAAATGGCCGTAGAATAAATGGTAAAGAGGCAGAAAAACTGTTCAAACAAGCTATTCCATCCATAATTAACAAATCCATTTTTACAATTTCAGACAGGGAAATTGAACAAGCGAATATACTGGCTGATCAACAACAGGCTATCCGTGAAAAGATGAAAGCCCATAATTGGATTGCCTTCATTGCGAATGGGTCTATTTTGCCGCGGGCAAGTGGAGTAAGTGATCGTCCGTTAAAACAGGCTGTTCCATTTACTAGTCCCACTGAAAATGAAGTTGAAATCTCAATTCCGCATCGCGAGCAGCTACTCAAGGGCATGGCCATCAAAAGTGGTATTACACTAATAGTGGGTGGTGGCTATCACGGGAAGAGCACATTACTGGAAGCCATTGAACGAGGGGTATACAATCATACATCAAAAGACGGGCGTGAATATGTATTAACAGACCCTGATGCAGTCAAGATCCGAGCCGAGGATGGCCGCCAGGTAACAGGCGTTAACATCTCACCATTTATTACCAACCTGCCACACAAGCAGGATACAGATTTCTTTACCACAGAAAATGCCAGTGGAAGTACCTCACAGGCAGCAAATGTAATGGAATCACTGGAAACCGGAGCGACAACATTACTTATCGATGAGGATACAAGTGCAACCAATTTTATGATCCGTGACCAACGGATGCAACAACTGGTTAAAAAGGAACAAGAACCAATTACCCCATTTATTGATAAAGTGAAACAGCTTCATAATCAAATGTCAGTATCTGCCATTATTGTAATGGGGGGTTCCGGTGACTATTTTGATGTAGCAGATGATGTTATAATGATGGAAGAATATGTTCCAAAGAATGTTACCAAAAGAGCAAAAGAAATAGTTGCTGAATATCCAGCAAAACGCAGCCATAAGGGTGAAGATAGTTTTGGGAATGTTTCGCACCGTCAATTGGAACAATCCGGCTTGCAGACAACAAAAGGAAAACGATCCAAGGTTCAAGCTAAAGGATTAACCAAAATCCTTATGGGTAAAACAGAAATAACGTTTGACCAAACAGAACAACTTGTGGATTCTTCACAAACAAGAATGATTGCGGAAATTATTCAGTATTTGGATAAAACAAACGCGCTGGCCAAATCCCAGCCCCTAAAAGAATTACTAATTAAAGTAAACGAACAGATAGATAAAAAAGGGCTCTCGTCATTCACAGCACATCCTGATCAACATCCAGGCGATGTAGCCCGACCGCGTACCTATGAAATTGCGGCAGTATTAAATCGTATACGCACATTAAAGGTTAAGCAGTAA
- the dat gene encoding D-amino-acid transaminase, translating into MSVYPIMLSQTKFIHRDNLHYPFEERAMQFGDGVYEVIRIYKGNYYLMKEHIDRFFRSAEAVKIRLPFTKEELTNLLNNLIQKNVVTADAKLYLQVSRGSASRDHIFPVGIDANVYGYIQEQARNVTNLQDGVKAITERDIRWEYCYIKSLNLLPNVLAKQTASEQGAYEAILHKDGMVTECSSSNVYLIKDGTIYTYPATKRILHGCVRMRVEQFAKDLNIPFNEEGFTVEDIALADEMFLSSSTSEVLPIITVDDSKIGNGYPGPITRKLQRAYEEDANISDKKIEQTN; encoded by the coding sequence ATGTCCGTATATCCAATCATGTTGTCACAGACAAAGTTTATTCACCGGGATAATTTGCACTATCCCTTTGAGGAACGCGCCATGCAATTTGGCGATGGTGTGTATGAAGTTATCCGTATTTACAAGGGCAACTATTATTTAATGAAAGAACATATTGATCGATTCTTCCGATCTGCTGAGGCAGTGAAAATCAGACTTCCTTTTACAAAGGAAGAGCTTACCAATCTATTAAACAATTTAATTCAAAAAAATGTTGTTACAGCTGATGCGAAATTATATTTACAAGTGTCACGAGGTTCAGCATCACGAGACCACATTTTCCCTGTAGGTATTGACGCAAATGTGTATGGTTATATTCAGGAACAGGCAAGGAATGTAACCAACTTACAGGATGGTGTGAAGGCAATTACCGAACGGGATATCCGCTGGGAATATTGTTATATTAAAAGTTTAAATCTATTACCGAATGTGCTGGCTAAACAAACAGCAAGCGAACAAGGCGCATATGAGGCTATTTTGCACAAGGATGGTATGGTTACCGAATGCAGTTCTTCAAATGTATATTTGATAAAAGATGGTACTATTTATACGTACCCTGCCACAAAAAGGATCTTGCATGGCTGTGTGCGGATGCGAGTAGAACAGTTTGCTAAAGATTTGAATATTCCCTTTAACGAGGAAGGCTTTACTGTTGAAGATATTGCACTTGCTGATGAAATGTTTTTATCAAGCAGCACATCAGAAGTGCTGCCGATTATCACAGTAGATGATTCAAAAATCGGCAACGGATATCCAGGGCCGATAACTAGAAAGTTGCAACGCGCATACGAAGAAGATGCCAATATTAGCGACAAGAAAATTGAACAAACGAATTAG
- a CDS encoding S9 family peptidase produces the protein MSDAKRPLTAEDLTQIEVYSDPQHAPNGDAYAFVSTSINKDNKYESQLYTQKLTDSEPRQWTFDEDAKNCNPRFSPDGQHLVFQSTRSGVPQLWLAHTDGGEARQLTTFKNGAVNPSWSKDGNQIIFSARLEKDDNVQEQKEHTKDEKKKEAEDKAKEPIVINRLKHKANGSGFRDEKRTQIIQYNLASEQFIQLTHGDADYDYEDISPDGSLILFSANLDADEDSSLTNDLFLLHTDTKGMEKLTNGKGSYSNASFSPKGDKIACFGNEFAYAGATQDELFVFDLTTKARTCLSESIDMPLGDMMIGDTRMGQSTTGPVWSGSGDALFFIGTDHGATGLYQADLQGGIAVLYKDNNHVFGFSYNDKSESFVLGISTPTNPCNFYQLKDGKLARLTNANAEFLQEVALSEPETITVEAEDGFEIQGWILHPIDFNENEKYPFILEIHGGPHAMYGQTFFHEMQLLAAKGYVVLYTNPRGSHGYGQEFVTACRGDYGGKDYSDLMQAVDYALKNYDFIDQDRLGVTGGSYGGFMTNWIVGHTNRFKAAVTQRSISNWLSFYGVSDIGYFFTEWELGENLLDDPKKLWDFSPLKYAKAVDTPLLIVHGEEDLRCPIEQGEQLFITLKHLKKQVEFVRFPGASHELSRSGEPLMRIERLHHICRWFEKYL, from the coding sequence ATGTCAGATGCGAAACGCCCGCTAACAGCGGAAGACCTTACACAAATAGAAGTTTATAGTGACCCGCAACACGCACCAAATGGTGATGCATATGCCTTTGTTTCAACCTCAATAAATAAGGATAATAAATATGAATCCCAACTCTATACGCAAAAGCTAACAGACTCCGAACCAAGACAATGGACCTTCGATGAGGATGCTAAAAATTGCAATCCCCGCTTTTCCCCTGACGGACAACATTTAGTTTTCCAATCTACCAGAAGCGGTGTTCCACAACTGTGGCTCGCCCATACCGATGGGGGCGAGGCCCGTCAGCTTACTACGTTTAAAAATGGGGCTGTTAATCCTTCATGGTCAAAAGATGGAAACCAAATCATTTTCAGTGCACGATTGGAAAAGGATGATAATGTACAGGAACAAAAGGAACATACAAAAGACGAAAAGAAAAAAGAAGCAGAAGACAAAGCAAAGGAACCAATTGTAATTAATCGGTTGAAGCACAAGGCCAATGGGAGTGGTTTTCGCGATGAGAAAAGAACCCAGATCATTCAATATAATTTAGCTTCGGAGCAATTTATTCAGCTAACCCACGGGGATGCCGATTATGATTATGAGGATATATCGCCTGATGGAAGTCTTATTCTTTTTTCAGCAAATCTTGATGCGGACGAAGATTCATCGTTAACAAACGATCTATTTTTATTACATACAGATACAAAAGGAATGGAAAAGTTAACAAACGGGAAAGGGTCCTATAGCAATGCCTCTTTCTCCCCCAAAGGTGATAAAATAGCCTGTTTTGGTAATGAGTTTGCTTATGCTGGGGCGACTCAGGATGAACTATTCGTGTTTGATCTTACAACTAAAGCAAGAACTTGTTTAAGTGAATCAATCGACATGCCACTTGGTGATATGATGATTGGCGATACACGCATGGGCCAGTCAACAACAGGTCCTGTCTGGTCAGGTAGCGGTGACGCCTTGTTTTTTATTGGAACGGATCATGGTGCCACAGGACTTTATCAAGCTGATTTGCAAGGTGGAATTGCAGTTCTTTACAAAGATAATAATCATGTATTTGGTTTTTCTTATAACGACAAGTCTGAATCTTTTGTTCTAGGAATCAGCACCCCAACAAATCCATGTAACTTTTATCAATTGAAAGATGGCAAACTTGCTCGACTAACGAATGCCAATGCTGAATTTTTACAAGAAGTTGCCCTTTCAGAACCGGAAACGATAACAGTAGAAGCTGAAGATGGCTTTGAAATTCAGGGGTGGATATTACATCCCATTGATTTTAATGAAAATGAAAAATACCCGTTTATCCTTGAAATTCATGGGGGACCACATGCCATGTATGGACAAACCTTTTTCCATGAAATGCAATTGCTTGCAGCAAAAGGATACGTTGTTTTATATACTAACCCGCGCGGCAGCCATGGATATGGACAGGAATTTGTTACGGCATGCCGCGGAGACTATGGCGGTAAAGACTATTCGGATCTCATGCAGGCAGTTGACTATGCCTTGAAAAATTATGATTTCATTGATCAAGACCGCCTCGGCGTTACTGGTGGCAGTTATGGCGGATTTATGACAAACTGGATTGTCGGGCACACAAATCGCTTTAAGGCCGCAGTAACGCAGCGCTCAATATCCAACTGGCTTAGCTTTTACGGAGTAAGTGATATTGGCTACTTCTTCACCGAATGGGAATTAGGTGAAAATCTATTGGATGACCCGAAGAAGTTGTGGGATTTCTCCCCCTTGAAATATGCGAAGGCAGTGGACACGCCGCTGTTAATCGTTCATGGGGAAGAAGATCTGCGTTGTCCAATTGAACAGGGGGAACAACTCTTTATTACATTAAAACATCTAAAAAAACAGGTTGAATTCGTTCGCTTCCCTGGCGCAAGTCATGAATTAAGTCGAAGCGGAGAACCATTGATGCGAATCGAGCGATTGCATCATATTTGTCGCTGGTTTGAGAAATATTTGTGA
- a CDS encoding alpha/beta hydrolase, protein MKKKRGLKLLIGIISILVIIDIAASFYFYNLAIERNTKDFLQGNADLEVSAEAMEVFTEGDWRAWEDKQDFKRWELTSFDGLKLNAYFLPAKEPTNKTVILAHGYLGSGLDMGLYGKYYYEKLGYNILMPDARGQGESEGDYIGFGWHDRLDYVKWIDLVKEKLGDDSEIVLHGVSMGAATVLMTSGEDLPDNVKAIVSDSAYTSVEDLFAYQMKRMYHLPKVPFLTSTSLVTELRAGYNFEEASALKQVKKTDIPILYYHGNADTFVPTRMAHELYKNTASPAEIMTIDNAGHGEGFVVEKEAYVKKLRSFLGKYVN, encoded by the coding sequence GTGAAGAAAAAAAGAGGCTTAAAACTATTAATTGGAATAATTAGTATTCTAGTAATTATAGATATTGCTGCTAGTTTTTATTTTTATAATCTGGCAATTGAACGAAATACGAAAGATTTTTTACAAGGAAACGCTGATTTGGAAGTCTCCGCCGAAGCGATGGAAGTTTTTACAGAGGGCGACTGGCGAGCATGGGAAGATAAACAGGACTTTAAACGGTGGGAGCTTACATCGTTTGATGGTTTAAAATTAAATGCCTATTTTTTACCCGCAAAAGAGCCAACAAATAAAACTGTTATTTTAGCACATGGCTATTTAGGATCAGGACTTGATATGGGGCTATATGGTAAATATTATTATGAAAAACTCGGCTATAATATATTGATGCCGGATGCACGCGGTCAGGGTGAGAGCGAAGGAGATTATATTGGATTTGGCTGGCATGACCGTCTCGATTACGTAAAATGGATTGATCTGGTTAAGGAAAAGCTGGGTGACGACTCTGAAATTGTATTACATGGTGTATCCATGGGAGCGGCAACTGTTTTGATGACAAGTGGCGAGGATTTACCGGATAATGTAAAAGCTATTGTTTCAGATAGTGCATATACGAGTGTTGAAGATTTATTTGCCTACCAGATGAAGCGGATGTATCATTTGCCTAAAGTCCCATTCTTAACAAGTACTAGTTTGGTAACCGAACTCAGAGCCGGCTATAATTTTGAAGAAGCATCTGCACTAAAGCAAGTTAAAAAGACAGACATTCCAATTCTGTATTACCACGGAAACGCCGATACGTTTGTACCAACGCGAATGGCACATGAATTATATAAGAATACGGCAAGTCCAGCCGAAATCATGACAATTGATAATGCCGGGCATGGAGAAGGATTTGTTGTTGAAAAAGAGGCATACGTGAAAAAGTTACGTTCTTTTTTGGGTAAATATGTGAACTAA
- a CDS encoding DinB family protein has protein sequence MQINEEARSDLYSEVNGLSDEELNKKPAADEWSIKEIMEHLFLMEGAITKTIIDQLENGEVVNADLKPIEATTNRSTKVNAPDFAVPNDDFATLDELKLKLTATHQGLVKIAESADEKELEQKGFTHPAFGQMSLKQWIPFVGYHEKRHTLQIKEVKEKLGI, from the coding sequence ATGCAAATTAATGAAGAGGCGCGATCGGATTTATATAGCGAAGTAAATGGGTTATCTGATGAAGAGTTAAATAAAAAACCCGCCGCTGATGAATGGTCAATTAAAGAAATAATGGAGCACTTATTTTTAATGGAAGGTGCAATAACAAAAACGATCATTGATCAATTGGAGAATGGGGAAGTGGTGAACGCTGACCTTAAACCAATTGAGGCGACAACGAATCGGTCAACAAAAGTGAATGCCCCTGATTTCGCTGTGCCTAATGACGACTTTGCGACATTGGATGAGCTGAAGCTGAAACTTACTGCGACGCATCAAGGATTGGTAAAGATTGCTGAGTCTGCTGATGAAAAAGAATTAGAGCAGAAAGGATTCACACATCCTGCCTTTGGGCAAATGAGTTTAAAACAATGGATTCCATTTGTTGGGTACCACGAAAAAAGACATACATTACAAATTAAAGAGGTTAAAGAAAAATTAGGAATATAG
- a CDS encoding YhgE/Pip domain-containing protein, with the protein MKNIWRIFKTDSKNIGTNWVAAILIGGLILLPSLYAWFNIAASWNPYGQTDQIPVGVVNEDAGAMVRDKKIDVGKELVETLKDNDDMDWRFVNRDKAMDKVEYGDYYAVIVIPENFSKKLATVISDNPKKASVEYYVNEKINAIAPKITEKGASVIVDNISSNFVSTVNGVIFDMFNDLGLEIEKDLPDIKKFENYIFKMEKDLPRIKQLINESLTDASSAEEIINKAQGMVPKAKQTTNDGLAIINDTTAFLTEAENRLNEIAPKVKADLKKVQNMAESANDYITKIQSADIDFSAGDQLTDQVLQRVNGGIQTIETIEKALNQLKETNNANKSQGEEQQAQQQSDQQINQALQQLAALKAGLQEVKGNITEINSFIGEKKQQVDNRLAELQTKTANVNTKIDAFMKEYTESIEPTILAEVAKAKGTLANAKEMLSGIQETIPEVERILNRTEDNLGKGEDKLGYISSQFPYVNAKVNQLADRIREIQGETDINEIIELLQNDPDAEKSFFSEPVQLNQNKLFPIPNYGSGMTPFYTVLAIWVGALLLISLLATDVKSSELYSVRQVYYGRFLTFLSIGFLQTIIVSLGDIYLIEAYIKQPLWFILFGLLSCLVFMAIVYTLVSVFGDVGKAMAIVFLVLQIAGSGGTYPVVLLPEFFQTINPFLPFTYAIDLMREAVGGIVWERAIHDVTFLSLFGIGGLLIGTFLKASINKKTNVLMKKSKDSGLFH; encoded by the coding sequence ATGAAGAACATCTGGAGAATTTTTAAAACGGATAGTAAAAACATCGGAACGAATTGGGTTGCGGCAATATTGATTGGTGGTCTGATCCTACTGCCATCTCTGTATGCTTGGTTTAATATTGCTGCATCATGGAATCCATATGGACAAACAGACCAAATTCCTGTAGGTGTGGTAAATGAGGATGCCGGGGCAATGGTTCGTGATAAAAAGATTGATGTAGGAAAAGAACTGGTTGAGACATTAAAGGACAATGATGATATGGACTGGCGGTTTGTCAATCGCGATAAAGCCATGGACAAGGTGGAATATGGTGATTATTATGCTGTAATCGTAATTCCTGAGAACTTCTCCAAAAAGCTTGCGACAGTCATTTCAGATAATCCAAAAAAAGCATCGGTCGAGTATTATGTAAATGAAAAGATAAATGCTATCGCACCAAAGATTACCGAGAAGGGTGCAAGTGTCATTGTAGATAATATCAGCAGTAATTTTGTTTCAACGGTGAACGGCGTTATTTTTGATATGTTTAATGACCTTGGACTGGAAATAGAAAAGGACCTGCCGGATATTAAGAAATTCGAGAACTATATTTTTAAAATGGAGAAAGACCTCCCAAGGATTAAACAATTGATTAATGAATCATTGACAGATGCTTCCAGTGCCGAAGAAATCATTAATAAGGCGCAGGGGATGGTTCCAAAGGCAAAGCAAACAACAAATGACGGATTAGCAATCATCAACGATACCACAGCATTTTTAACGGAAGCCGAGAATCGATTAAACGAAATAGCACCGAAAGTAAAAGCAGATTTAAAGAAAGTACAGAATATGGCAGAAAGTGCGAATGACTACATTACGAAGATTCAATCGGCCGATATCGATTTTAGTGCCGGTGACCAATTAACAGATCAAGTTTTACAGCGGGTTAATGGTGGAATCCAGACCATTGAAACAATCGAAAAAGCATTGAATCAGTTAAAAGAAACAAATAACGCAAACAAAAGTCAAGGTGAGGAACAACAAGCACAACAACAATCGGATCAGCAAATCAATCAGGCACTGCAGCAATTAGCAGCACTGAAAGCTGGTCTGCAAGAGGTAAAAGGTAATATCACAGAAATTAATTCGTTCATTGGTGAGAAAAAACAGCAGGTCGATAACAGACTGGCTGAACTTCAAACCAAAACAGCAAATGTTAACACAAAAATTGACGCGTTCATGAAAGAATACACGGAATCAATTGAACCTACCATATTAGCAGAAGTAGCCAAAGCGAAAGGAACGCTGGCAAACGCAAAGGAAATGCTGAGCGGAATTCAGGAAACGATACCTGAAGTTGAACGTATTTTAAATAGGACAGAAGATAATTTAGGAAAGGGAGAAGATAAACTAGGATATATCTCCAGTCAATTTCCATACGTTAATGCTAAGGTTAATCAATTAGCGGATCGAATCAGGGAAATTCAGGGCGAGACAGATATCAATGAAATAATTGAGCTCCTGCAAAATGACCCGGATGCGGAGAAGAGTTTCTTTTCCGAACCAGTTCAACTTAATCAGAACAAGCTTTTTCCGATTCCTAATTATGGCTCTGGCATGACACCTTTTTATACGGTGCTAGCGATATGGGTTGGCGCATTATTATTAATTTCGTTATTGGCAACTGATGTAAAAAGTTCTGAATTGTATTCGGTGAGGCAAGTATACTATGGAAGGTTTTTAACCTTTTTAAGTATTGGCTTTCTGCAAACAATTATCGTCTCTTTGGGGGATATTTATTTAATAGAGGCCTATATCAAGCAACCATTATGGTTTATCCTGTTTGGGCTATTGAGCTGTCTGGTATTCATGGCGATTGTCTATACATTGGTATCGGTTTTTGGCGATGTTGGAAAGGCAATGGCTATTGTATTTCTTGTATTGCAAATCGCTGGGTCAGGGGGAACATACCCCGTCGTTTTACTGCCCGAGTTTTTCCAAACGATCAATCCTTTCTTACCATTTACGTATGCAATTGATTTGATGCGTGAAGCAGTTGGCGGGATTGTCTGGGAACGTGCAATACATGACGTAACTTTTCTATCCTTGTTTGGAATCGGCGGGCTATTAATTGGAACATTTTTAAAAGCCTCGATCAACAAAAAGACCAATGTACTGATGAAAAAATCCAAGGATTCGGGATTATTTCACTAA
- a CDS encoding YpzI family protein, whose amino-acid sequence MGKDRQEKKLKESGRVESDRDVGLRYKGATKMSSPEEARRLNDGKK is encoded by the coding sequence ATGGGAAAAGACCGTCAGGAAAAGAAGCTAAAAGAAAGTGGTCGTGTGGAATCAGACAGGGATGTGGGTCTTCGTTATAAAGGAGCGACAAAGATGTCAAGCCCAGAAGAAGCCAGAAGATTAAATGATGGTAAGAAATAA
- a CDS encoding SIMPL domain-containing protein, with amino-acid sequence MEQFQYKITLRTISHRIGKEPISMKGRNDMYYPNPNHYRHNPTRIMTVFGNASLSFNPDVVSINLEVMTEDMQLSQAQQENSRKMNQVIQSLLKLGIPREKIQTTGYNITPMYNYNDGKQEFRGYRVSNAITVQISHIDRVGEIIDAAIQNGVNQVSNIQFLIEDKQSAYQQVLSAALQNAVDEAQVIAETLTVNFDPTPIKIVEESTDAQQALKTFSTLDSSVSTPIEPGQLIVRATVKTQFQFGM; translated from the coding sequence ATGGAACAATTCCAATATAAGATAACATTACGTACCATTTCACATAGGATAGGAAAAGAACCTATAAGCATGAAAGGGCGGAATGATATGTATTATCCAAATCCGAATCACTATAGGCACAATCCCACACGAATTATGACTGTATTTGGAAATGCAAGTCTCTCATTTAATCCGGATGTAGTAAGTATTAATTTAGAGGTTATGACAGAAGATATGCAACTAAGCCAAGCCCAGCAGGAAAATTCCCGTAAAATGAATCAGGTTATCCAATCCCTTTTGAAGTTAGGTATTCCCAGGGAAAAAATCCAAACAACCGGATATAATATAACCCCAATGTATAATTACAATGATGGAAAACAAGAATTTCGAGGCTATCGTGTTTCCAATGCAATTACGGTGCAGATCAGCCATATTGATCGAGTAGGGGAAATTATTGATGCAGCAATACAAAATGGTGTAAACCAAGTTTCCAATATCCAGTTTTTGATTGAAGATAAGCAATCTGCCTATCAACAGGTGCTTAGTGCTGCTCTGCAGAATGCGGTTGATGAAGCTCAGGTAATTGCAGAAACATTAACGGTAAATTTCGATCCAACACCAATTAAAATAGTTGAAGAATCAACGGACGCGCAACAAGCACTTAAAACTTTTTCAACCTTGGATAGCAGCGTATCTACTCCTATAGAACCTGGTCAGCTTATCGTCCGTGCAACTGTTAAAACCCAATTTCAGTTCGGAATGTAG